The sequence below is a genomic window from Sorangiineae bacterium MSr12523.
ACACGGAGGCCATGTCGAAGATGGAGTCCGCCCGCATGGGGACCCATTGTTCGTGCGGCAGCTCGGTTCCTGCCTTGTCTGCGTAGCGCAGCGCATGACCGGTCACGTCGTGCGTGACCACGACCCCATCGTGCACCAGCAAGGTGACCGCGCCGGCGAACATGGCATGCGCGGTACCCTGCGGCTCCGTCCATGCGTGCACCTTCTGCAGCGCCGTTCGAATCGGCGCCGGATCCAGCCCCACCTGCTCCGGAGCTCCCCGTCGCAACGTGGTCCACGGCGATGCAAAACCACTTTGCGGGCGATCGAATCGCCCGCTCGCACCAAAGAATCCGTCGGCCCCGGGCCACGCTTTGGGGGCCGGATCCGCCGGCGCGGACCCGCTGAAGATGCTAATCGCGAGAAGGCCAGCCAGGCCAATGACGGTATTCTTCGTCAAGCGCATGAATCATCCATAGAGCAAATACGGCGCGCGTTGTTTACGAAATGCGGACAGTTCCGCTTGCCATGCGTCAATCACATCGTTGGAGCTGGCTCCGGCATCGATCATCGTGCGCAGCCGATCGGAGCCGAACAGCTTGTCGACGAACTTGTCGGATCTCCACGCAAAGACGCTGGGAAAGAGCTGTTTGACGCTTACCAGCATGGCAATGACCGTCTTGATCGGTTCGAATGTGGCGCGATCGGTTACGTGGAGTTGTACGCCACCGCACAACGCTCCCTGGAACTTGGAAAACGTTGGTACGAAATACGTCTCTCGAAACTGGATTCCACGGAGACCCAATTCGTTCAACCGCTCTGCCCAACGCCAATCGATGTTCGGCGCACCAATCGTCTCGAAGGGCCGCGTGGTTCCGCGACCTTCCGACAGCACGGTGCCCTCGAAGAGGCAATTTCCGGGATACACCAGTGCGGTATCGGGCGTCGGCATGTTGGGGCTCGGCGGAACCCAGTCCAACCCCGTGTCGTGGAATGTCGAACGACGACGCCATCCGCGCACGGGCACGATTTCCAAGTTGGAAACTCGGCCGCCGGCATCGGCGGGGAGAAATTCCGCATCGTACAATCGCGCCAGCTCACCCGCGGTCATGCCGTGTTGCTGCACGATGGGTTTTCGCCCGACACCCGACGAAAACCGCGGATCGAGCTGCGGCCCGAAGGCCTGTCCGCCAACCGGATTGGGCCGATCGAGCACCATCACCGAGGCGCCTGCGGCTACGGCCGCATGCATCGCCGTGTAGAGCGTCCAGATGTACGTATAAAAACGTGCGCCCACGTCTGCGATGTCGAACACCACGGTATCGACTCCGGCCTTGCGGTAAAATTCGGCAAGTTTGGATGCGCTGATGCCATATGCGTCGTACACGTGAAGGCCGGTGCGCGGATCGGTGTATTCGCCCTCCGACCCTCCCGCTTGCGCCGTGCCGCGAAAACCGTGTTCCGGTCCGAACACGGCAACCACGTTGACCTGACCACTGGCCACCATGGCATCGACGATATGGCGCTTATCGGACAAGACGCCGGTTGGATTGGTGACGACCCCCACCTTCCTCCCGGTCAAAGAACGCCAGTCCGTCGCAGCCAGCCAATCTGCGCCGGTGATGACGCGAGAGCCCCATAATTTCAGCTCGGAGGCCTCCTGTTCGGTTTTCGCCAATTCTTCCGTTGGCTCATTTGCCTGGTTGCTGCAATGAAGCAGCGGAAGCGCAGCCGCCGTCGCGGTGAGGAACTTCCTACGATCCATGGTGCTCATACGGGGCATATTGCCATATTCGAGTTCGATAATTCGATGTCGAATTGCGCCGAATTGCGCGGGCGGCGCATGCCCTGTTTTGCGCTTCGCGGCAAGTGTCACCTGTGTGAAAAAATCGTTTTCTGTGGCGCTGCTCGGCACGGGGGCGGGCTCTGCGCAGATCGAGCCGTTTCCGTCTTGCGTTCGGGCGCCGCAGACCGTCTCATGCCGCGCATGGCAAGCAAAAAGTCCGAAGGTTTGGCGCGTGGCGCCGCGCTCATTAAGAAATCCATCGAGGCAGCGAAGGCATCCGGCGCGATCGACAGCCCGGAGGCCGTGCCAGCGGGGGTGCTCAAGAAGCTGCGCCTTCCGAACGATGAAAAAATCTCGCCGGCCATGAAAGAGCTTCTCTCGTTCGACGCGACCTGGATCGGTTGGTCCTTCGACGACGAGGAGCCCGAGTTCGAGCCGATGTCGCTCGAGGAGTTCGTCGAGGAGGAGCTCGGCGAAGAGGCGGCGGCTTCCTTCGGTGAGGCGGCCGAGCTGCTCGGCGAGGACTGCATCCCGCTTCCCAGCGACGGTGAGGCGCACTCGTTCCTCTACATCGGCTCCGCCGACGAGCGCGGCGAGTACCCGGTCATCACCTTGGAGGCCGGCGGCAAGGTCAGCGGCTTCGTGCCGTTCGACGTGTGGGTCGCCCAGCGCCTCGGCGCCCTTGAAAAGGGCGAGCTTCCCGAAGCTTACAAAGCCGTGTGCCAGGCCCTCGCCGAAGAGAACGCAGACGGCCGCGTGAACTTCGTCTCCGAAGCCCGCGACGCCGCCGACCGTGACGACGACGACGAGGGTGAGGACGAAGACGAGGACGAAGAAGGCGACGACGAGGACGAAGACGACGACGAGTGAGGCCTAGCAGCAATTCCGTTCGATTGGCCCGTACACGTACACGTTCCCGTTCCCCTTCCCGATCTTCTTCGGGCTTTCTTCGTGTACGGGAACGGGAACGGGAACGTGTACGGGGAAGAAATTCACTAAGTGAAGATTGGCGCTAGCGGTACGCCGCCTGGAGTTTTTCCAAGGCGTCCCGTCCGGGGCAAAGTTCGTCGAAGGGCACGTCCACCAGGGGCGTGGAGACGGTCTTTGCCCCGCGGTGCATTTCGGTGCCGCCGGTCGAATCGAGGAAGAGCAAGCCCGTGGGGATCTCCCCGGCGGCTTGCCGCTCGCGCAGCATGGTCATCGCCCGCGTCCGATCCGTCGGATCGTAGTCCGCAGCCATCTTGCGCAGATGGATCGTCGTCCCGTCGTGCGTCGTCACCTTGGCCACGCTGCCCTCGGGGTATTCGGCCGTGATCTCGGCGGCGAGCGGAACGAAATCCGTTTGCACGATGGGCACTTGGTTCTTGCGCGTGTGCACGTA
It includes:
- a CDS encoding DUF1343 domain-containing protein; this encodes MDRRKFLTATAAALPLLHCSNQANEPTEELAKTEQEASELKLWGSRVITGADWLAATDWRSLTGRKVGVVTNPTGVLSDKRHIVDAMVASGQVNVVAVFGPEHGFRGTAQAGGSEGEYTDPRTGLHVYDAYGISASKLAEFYRKAGVDTVVFDIADVGARFYTYIWTLYTAMHAAVAAGASVMVLDRPNPVGGQAFGPQLDPRFSSGVGRKPIVQQHGMTAGELARLYDAEFLPADAGGRVSNLEIVPVRGWRRRSTFHDTGLDWVPPSPNMPTPDTALVYPGNCLFEGTVLSEGRGTTRPFETIGAPNIDWRWAERLNELGLRGIQFRETYFVPTFSKFQGALCGGVQLHVTDRATFEPIKTVIAMLVSVKQLFPSVFAWRSDKFVDKLFGSDRLRTMIDAGASSNDVIDAWQAELSAFRKQRAPYLLYG